In bacterium, the sequence ACAAAATGTAGTGTTCCGGTAGTATAAAATAGGATGAAAATACCAATGAGCAGACCCGTATCACCGATGCGAGTGGTAATAAACGCTTTTTTGCCAGCGTTCGCTGCTGAAATCCGTTCAAACCAGAAGCTGATTAAAAGATACGAACATAACCCGACTAATTCCCAGAAAATAAATAGTTCTGCAAAATTATTCGCGAGCACTAACCCAAGCATAGAAAATGTGAATAATGACATATAAGCGAAAAACCGAGAATATCGCTTATCACCATGCATATATCCGATAGAATAGATTTGGATTAGCATACCGATAGTCGTAACTACCATTAGCATCATTGCAGTTAACGGGTCGACCATAAACCCAAACTTGAGCTGATAACTGCCAAAGGTTAACCATGGGAGGAGATTAGTATTGATACTTCTACCGTGAAATGTATCTAAGAATGCACCGAGTGAAGTTATCAACGAGCAGAAGATAGCAAAAATCGAGATGTATGCGCTTAATTTCGGGATTCGTTTCCCGAAAAGAATAATGATAATAAACGCGACTAACGGGAATATTGGAATTAAATAAGAATAATTTATCATATAATAACAAATGAAAGAACGGGAGAACCGATAGGGTTCTTTAGTTCCTTAGTTTTTCGGTTCTTTAGTTAGTATCATCACCATTTCATCAGGTTCGTTTTATCAACATAAACCGTTTTCGCATTTCGATAAATTGAAATAACAATCGCTAATCCGACAGCTGCCGCCGCTGCCGCTAGTCCAATCGTAAAAATAGCAAAAATCTGACCAGTTCCTTCCGCCGGATTCATAAATCGTGAGAAAGCTACCAGGTTGATGTTGGCCGCGTTAATAATCAATTCAATTGACATCAGAATCCCGACCGCATTCCGTCGAGTTAATGCGCCATAAATCCCGATACAGAATAAAATTGCTCCGAGAATAAGATAATGCGATAATGGAACCATATATCGTTTAATTCCAAATTTCAAAATCCAAATCATTTAATCCGTTTCGATTATGTTCGGTGATTAACCGATTTGTTTGCCATTTGGATTTTGTCATTGGACTTTACTCCCAAAGAGTCTATCTCTTTTCTTGCGAGAATAATCGCACCGATTAATGCGATTAATAAAATAATTGAAATTATTTCAAATGGGAAAACATAAAGGGTTAACAATGCTTCACCGAGTTTGGTTATATTCGCGAGATTGGTTTCACCATAAAGCGATTTCCACGGGGTTAAAACCAGAATGATGATTAGAACTACCGCTAACGCTAAACAAACAATGAATGAAACTAATTTCTGTTCATTTGTCTGCCGGATTAACGGGCTGCCGACCCGCGCGGTTAACATCACCACAAAAATTATTAGCGTTACAATCGCTCCGACATAAATCAGGATTTGGGTTAACGCTAGAAACTCAGCGTTTAAGAGGAGATAAACCCCTGCAATGAAGAATAACACTGCCGCTAACGTGATAATCGAATGGAATAGATTCCGCAAGGTGACGACGAGAATCGCTCCGATAATAATCAATATTGCGAGCGAATAAAAAATCATTGCCGGGATTATTTCCGACGGGGTTAAATTAAGTTGCGTTAGAAAATCCATAATATAAATCCAGTGCTAAGACCGAAGTCCGAAATAAAAAATCAGCATACTACTACGACTTAATCCTGTTTGTTTTCTTTTCCTTTTTTTAACAAATCAACATATAGTTCTTGTCGAGTATATGTTGCCCATTCATAATCTTGAGAGAAAACGATCGCATTAGTTGGGCACGGATCAACGCATAATCCGCAATACGCGCAACGGTCAGCATACCAGATAAACTTATCCAGCACATTTTTTTTCTCTTCTCGATGGGTTACAATTTCCAAATCATTATCCGGACAAGCGCGAGCACAGGCTAAACATCCGATACATTTATCTACATGGAGTTTCAATTGTCCCCGGAATCGTTCTGGCATATTCCATTTTTCATCCGGGTACTGCAAGGTTATCGCCGGTTTGAATAAATATTTTATCGTGACTTTCATTCCGACCAGCAGCGACCAGAGACCGGATACTATCTTTATAAAATAATTCAGCATAGCGACTATAGAGCAAAGTCCGAATTTCGGACTTTGCTTACAATTGAAAACTCATGTGTTAACATCAGATTCACCGTCGGTAAACCGGTAAATCTGATTTATTTTTTATTATTTATTAAATATTAACATTAATAATCCGGTGATGGCGATATTCATAAACGCTAACGGGGTTAGGACTTTCCAACCGAATGTCATCATTTGGTCAACTCGGACACGTGGAAATGTCCATCTGAACCACATCAACACAAATACCAGAAAATATGTTTTCAGCAAGAACCAGATGATTGATGGGAAAAATGGTCCTTGCCATCCTCCGAAAAATAACGTGGTAGCTATGGCGGAAACGGTGAAAATATTGGTATATTCGGCAACGAAAAAGATAGCGAACT encodes:
- the nuoK gene encoding NADH-quinone oxidoreductase subunit NuoK — its product is MVPLSHYLILGAILFCIGIYGALTRRNAVGILMSIELIINAANINLVAFSRFMNPAEGTGQIFAIFTIGLAAAAAAVGLAIVISIYRNAKTVYVDKTNLMKW
- a CDS encoding NADH-quinone oxidoreductase subunit J, producing MDFLTQLNLTPSEIIPAMIFYSLAILIIIGAILVVTLRNLFHSIITLAAVLFFIAGVYLLLNAEFLALTQILIYVGAIVTLIIFVVMLTARVGSPLIRQTNEQKLVSFIVCLALAVVLIIILVLTPWKSLYGETNLANITKLGEALLTLYVFPFEIISIILLIALIGAIILARKEIDSLGVKSNDKIQMANKSVNHRT
- a CDS encoding NADH-quinone oxidoreductase subunit I; protein product: MLNYFIKIVSGLWSLLVGMKVTIKYLFKPAITLQYPDEKWNMPERFRGQLKLHVDKCIGCLACARACPDNDLEIVTHREEKKNVLDKFIWYADRCAYCGLCVDPCPTNAIVFSQDYEWATYTRQELYVDLLKKGKENKQD